CACCGCGACTGCGAAAAGCGCGACGGCGGTACAGTGGCTGTTCCGCTCGTGACTCATGAGCGATCTCCGCTCCTGCGTAGAAACGTCGCGCGCGCGGGTCAGCATCTTCATGCGGCCAGCCACATCGGCCGCACCGACAACGCAATGATAGAAAATTGCCTTGACGAAAGCGCCAACCAGTTTGCTTGAATGTGCCGTCTATATTTCGGCTTCGCAAGAAATTGATACACGCCATGTCGCGGGACATCGATCGAGCGATTAATCGCGCAGTGGTTGTCGGATGTGTTATTTCTGCCACGCGCAACTATTTGAAATTACACATGTCGCAAACATTAAAAGTACTCTTGTGCAACCCTCATGCCGAAACGCGGAAGTTGTGGAAGCGTTCTCTGTCGGGTTGCCGCCTCTCCTCATAGAACCCGCTGCTTAGCCGGTGCCTAACTTCCCGCAACTTCGTGCTTGGCGCTTTTTGGGCGCCGGTCAGTTGAGGGGGCGGAGCCGCTTTGTTAGCGTCGCACAGAAGGCGACATCGCGCCTGTGCCGGGATGACGAAACAGGCCGCTCCGATTGAGGCTGGCCTCTTAATCAGTTGGCGGCGTTTGCGGTGGGCGGCGAGGTGGTCATTCGGGATAACCAGCGAGCCGCAAATCGGCACGGAACCGCTCCGCAAACCCGGGGATCCGCGATGGCGGCCTGATGTTCGCGAGGCGACTATCCGGGACGATCTTCAAGAGCCGGGCGGTGGCCTCCGAAGCTTCTTCCCTCCGGCCGAGACGCACCAGTGCCACGATCAAAACACGATGGCTGGGGCCATGCTTCGGCATTTCCTCCACCGCACGACGCCCGGCTTCAAGGGCTTCAAGGTTCCTGTCGCACATCAGATAGGTCGTCCCAAGACCATGCAGCATGTAGCCCATTTCCTGATCTCGTGGACTGATCCTCGTGGCGCGAAGAAAGCAGTCGATGGCCCGCTCGGTCTCACCTGACCACATGTGAACAAAACCGAGGGTGTGGAGCGTCTGAGCCGAGTCGGGATTCAATCGCAGTGCACGGTTGAGAGCGGCGGACGCGGTTGCGAAATCACCTCCCGGCGCGTCGACTTTTTCTGCGTAATAGGCGAGAGCGTACCCTGCGGCCCGAAGCGTGGTCGGATCGTCGCCGGCTGCATCAATGGCTTCGCGCGCTAATGCGATCGCCGTTTCGCGGTCCCCGGATTCCGCCCAGCCGGGGGTATCGCGGATGGCATAGGCGATTGCCAAAAAGGCCTTTGCGAGCTTGTAGTGCGGATCAATTGCCACTGCGCGGCGCAAGAACCCGATTGCCGCGTTGAGCGACTCATGCGTCGCGATATAGATTTGATGGACACCACGAAGGTACAGATCATAGGCATCCAAGCTGTCGGTCGGCTTCGTCCAGGCACGCACGGTTTCCGCGCGTCGCGCGCTCGGTTCGATGGCGCCGACTACACTGCTTGTAATGCGGTCCTGCAACTCGAAAATGTCGTCGAATGCGCCGTCAAATCGATCAGCCCAGACATGCCCGCCGGTGACCGTCTCGATTAACTGCCCGGTGATGCGTACCCGCCCGCCAGCACGCCGGATACTCCCCTCCAGGACGTAGCGCACGCCGAGCTCGCGTCCTACCTGTTTGATGTCGACGGCGCGCCCCTTGTAGGTGAAGGAAGAATTGCGCGCGATCACGAACAACCATCCCGTGCACGACAAAGCGGTGGTGATGTCCTCCACGATGCCGTCGGCGAAATACTCCTGCTCGGGATCGCCCGACATGTTCTGGAAGGGCAGAACCGCAATTGACGGCTTATCGTTCAGCGCCAGGCTCGGTTGCGGCACGGCAGATGTGGCAACGGACCGCACACGAAAGATGCGCACGGGTCGCGCGATGTTTTTGAGTTGGTGTTCGCCGGCGTCCTCAAAGCCGATATCGAGCTTGTCCCGGACCTGGCGATAAACGTCATCGGAAACGCAGATTCCGCCTGGCTCGGCCATGGCCTCAAGCCGTGCCGCCACGTTGACACCGTCGCCGTAGATGTCGCCACCGTCCACAATCACATCGCCGAGATTGATGCCGACGCGCAGCATTATTTTCCGCTTGTCGGGAGCGCCCTCGTTGGCGGCGATCATGCTTTCCTGCAGCCCTAGGCGCATTCGACGGCATTAACGGCGCTCCCGAACTCCGCCAAAACCCCGTCGCCCATCAACTTGACGACACGGCCGTTGTGCTTCGTCATCAGTGGTTGAATGACATTCTTGTGCCAGGCCTTGAGCGCCGTCAACGTCCCGGCCTCATCCACTCCCATCATCCGACTGTAGCCGACCACGTCGGCAGCAAGGATGGCGGCAAGGCGGCGTTGGGCGCGTTCTTCGGTCATGCGCGGGTACTGCCTTCAACCGCGGCAGCCGCTATTTTATGTCTGCCCTATCGGGGAGTCCATCAACCGGATTGTCGGCTCCGGGTCCACGAGCGTCACCCCCTGTCGGTAAATCGCTGCCCCTCGATTTCCGCTGTGCCCCGTTTGCAACCGAAGTTTTGCGGCGGTGCGGGATGTCGCGATGGGCACATAACCGGACTCAATGCGCCGCAGCAACCGACATCTCTATTCGATCACCTCATCGGCGCGAACGAGTAGCGATGGTGGCACAGTGAGGCCGAGCGCTTTGGCCGTCTTCATGTTGATCACTAGCTCGAATTTGGTCGGCTGCTCTACCGGCAGATCGGAAGGTTTGGTGCCTTTGAGGATTTTGTCGATGTAGCCGCTTGCGCGGCGGAATAGATCGGCTAGATCGGGCCCATAGACGATCAACCCGCCATCGGCGAATTGTCGGAAAAGATAACTCGCGGGCAGATGATGCTTCGCCGCAAGCGCGACAACTCGTGGGGCATTCTGAGCGGTCAGCGGATCGCCGAAAATAACGATTGCATCGGCGTGTTGTGCAGCGGCCGAAGCAAATGCGGCATCAAGTTCCTCAGGCGTAGTTGCCTCAACTACCAGAAGAGTCATGCCGAGGCCAGCGGCACGGGGCACCTCGTCAGTTAGTCGTAGCTTGTGCTGAGGGTTGCGCGGATTAATCAGGAGCGCAATTTTTGAGGCGCTAGGAACCAGTTCCCTGAGGACTTCTATCCGTTTTGCGATCCATTCTCCAGGCACGAGCTCCGTCAACCCGGTTATGTTGCCGCCTGGACGCGAGAGGCTTTGGACAAGACCGAGCCCCACTGGATCGGCCACAGACACGAATACTATCGGAATATCGGCAGTTGCCGATTTCAGGGCCACGGCTGCTTGGGGGTTAGGGGCAAAGAGCAGATCCGGCTTGAGGGCTACGAGTTCAGCCCCCAGAGCCGGGGCGCGCTCCGAATGATCCCCGAAATATCGGTAGTCAATACTCAGGTTCTTCCCCTCAATCCAGCCGTGATCGCGCAGGCCCTCATGCCAGACTTTAAGGATTTGAAAATTTTCAAAAGCGCCAAGTAGCCCCAGCCGGCGAGACGCCCCTTGTGCTCGCGCACGCCGTGGCGAAACGAGCAGCGCCGCAATAGTAGCTATGAACTCCCGCCGCTTCACTCGATCCTCATCGCAGCATGAGGAGGCGGGTGCAGAGTATCAGGTTTCGATGGTCGTCGCACTCAATGGGTGCAAATGCTGCGTCGCCAAGCGCGCCGCGATGGCGCATGCCCGCTAGGGTCAAAAGCGCCGGTCGAGGATCACGAGGCA
This genomic interval from Bradyrhizobium sp. CB82 contains the following:
- a CDS encoding adenylate/guanylate cyclase domain-containing protein, producing the protein MIAANEGAPDKRKIMLRVGINLGDVIVDGGDIYGDGVNVAARLEAMAEPGGICVSDDVYRQVRDKLDIGFEDAGEHQLKNIARPVRIFRVRSVATSAVPQPSLALNDKPSIAVLPFQNMSGDPEQEYFADGIVEDITTALSCTGWLFVIARNSSFTYKGRAVDIKQVGRELGVRYVLEGSIRRAGGRVRITGQLIETVTGGHVWADRFDGAFDDIFELQDRITSSVVGAIEPSARRAETVRAWTKPTDSLDAYDLYLRGVHQIYIATHESLNAAIGFLRRAVAIDPHYKLAKAFLAIAYAIRDTPGWAESGDRETAIALAREAIDAAGDDPTTLRAAGYALAYYAEKVDAPGGDFATASAALNRALRLNPDSAQTLHTLGFVHMWSGETERAIDCFLRATRISPRDQEMGYMLHGLGTTYLMCDRNLEALEAGRRAVEEMPKHGPSHRVLIVALVRLGRREEASEATARLLKIVPDSRLANIRPPSRIPGFAERFRADLRLAGYPE
- a CDS encoding ABC transporter substrate-binding protein, with product MKRREFIATIAALLVSPRRARAQGASRRLGLLGAFENFQILKVWHEGLRDHGWIEGKNLSIDYRYFGDHSERAPALGAELVALKPDLLFAPNPQAAVALKSATADIPIVFVSVADPVGLGLVQSLSRPGGNITGLTELVPGEWIAKRIEVLRELVPSASKIALLINPRNPQHKLRLTDEVPRAAGLGMTLLVVEATTPEELDAAFASAAAQHADAIVIFGDPLTAQNAPRVVALAAKHHLPASYLFRQFADGGLIVYGPDLADLFRRASGYIDKILKGTKPSDLPVEQPTKFELVINMKTAKALGLTVPPSLLVRADEVIE